From the genome of Anopheles funestus chromosome 2RL, idAnoFuneDA-416_04, whole genome shotgun sequence:
AGGGACACTGCCATTGCCATCCGGGTTATGCACCACCATTTTGCGACAGTCCCGGAATTGGAGGATCGATTGATAGTGGACCGGCGGAAAGAAACGCAAACAATGTGCAAGATCTGATTTTGAAGGTCTTTGTGCCTGCTATAACGATTGGTGGTATCTTGATAATATGTAGTATCATCTTGCTAATTGTTAAACGCACGTTGGTGATGGCAAAACTTCGCGTTGTTTTGAAACGATTTCGTGAGCGGAAGTACGGCCACATTGTTGTGCCACCGGTATCTCCGACCGCTGTTGCAGCTCCGGCCACAATTACCACGACCGATGGACAACGAAAAGCTGCTAATGACATACGACGGCCAGCGATACCTCCTCCGCCTCCCATTCCGGGTGCGAAACAACCGCAGTGCTTTATTAACGTGAACATCAGCCGGGATGGAAAGCTGACGATCGAGAATAAGCTGATCGATTCTCCGTTCCTGCACAAACCGAGCGTTGTCGACACTCACGAAGCATTCCGCATGCGGCTACTGCAGGAACGTTCGTACAGCGTGGAAAGTTCCACATCCTCCGAACATCCGCTCGTGACAGCGGAAACGCATAAACCGAGCCTTACGGGTGTAACCGAACCGGTAGAAGCAGCCCCGCCACAAGGGAAAGTGTTCGGTTCGGTACTGCATGAGCTAAAGCAAACGGATCGAATGCACACCTTCCAGAGTCAGCGTTCTAAGAGTGATGAAAGACCGTCAGCAAGACAGCTACCGAAGCTGCCCCGCCAATACACGATTAGCGACTTTGACTCGATCGAACGGTTGCCGGATGTGGACGAAGAAGAGCCACAACCATCCCTTACAATGCCCAAACCGATCGCAATTCCACGACCATTGCCTCGCGTTACACCGGGAACTCAGTCACGCTTACTGCCGACAACGCCATCGAACGGAAGCACTGCTCCCAAGGTGAAAACACTCAACAATGGCGATAAAGGTTCCGGCGTCCTAGTTCCAGGAAAAGTCTCTACCGGTACCAATGTGGCAGCGCTGAAGGCAAAATTGAATCTCGCGGAAATTGGTGCAAAACGATAGGGAGCTTATCACATGGAACACGTCGCGCACGTGCGCTTGTACCAAACCATATCGAATACGAGCAGTATTGCAGCAAATtgtattatttccttttttgagcTACTATCGTAACTTGCAAAATtgattgtatttaaaaaatgtttaatagtAGTAGATTTTAACCAAACATAGACTGCATATTTATTGCCTGCTTTAGGCAACAGTTCATCCGTCCATGGGAGTTTGATACACTGTAACTAAGAAAGCAATTTATAGAATGTAAGATTGGTAATATTGTAAGAAGATAATGATGCTACAGcgcaataaaaaagaaaattgtttgtcTAGTCACTTAAAagatattttctcttttttactttgcacaaaacgagagaaaaatgAAGGTTTGTATTTATGATTTCGTTCACTAACAGATACGAGAAGCAATGGAAataagaaatgatttttttttacttatgtTTAACGTTTTCCAATCCatcttgaaacaaaatttgtgctcaaaaagttttgaaaCGTGACTTTAAGTACAAAATTGGGAAGATAATTCTAAAGTTTACCTGTTGTTCAATTAAACACGTACACGTTTCAATAAAAAacgattttcattttaaaatatgtatcaCAAAAACGATTACAGAATACAACCTATAGCGTTGGATGTTTGAATGCTTTCAAATGTGTGCttatttttgggaaagtttAATTTGGATTTTATCTCGTTTTTGttgtggaaacaaaaaacatagaTAACCGTCGATTTCAATGCGAGAGACAGCTCTCAAAGCGTTATTTGTCAGTCTGACAAAACCTAACGCCTATCGCCGCGTAACGCATTGGCTAACGCGCAGTAACGCGTCAAGCTCAAGCTGTCAAAGTATGTAACGATTGTGCTGTCATGGCTGTTGTTTTCATCTTCGCTAAAAATTGGTATTAATAAACAACGGTAGGAATTTTTCGTGTCCAAAGCCTATATTATAGAATACTTTTATAGATTGAATGATCTGAACTGATTGCGAACGAGAGCGTAGAGTGATCGAGAGAGTGGACGAACGAATGAGCGAACGAACGGAAGTGCGTGAGCAAACGGGAACGAAGTGTTGGGGTGAAGGTAGTCCTGGTCTACCCGAAGCGCATAATAGATTATCGAAGAAAATTCACCTGTCCGCAATACGTGCAAACTATTCCCATTGGCCCTAGCTACAATAGTATGCGCCCGATTGCATATTGTAGGGAAGATTGAATTTTAGTGGCATCTCAACTGCAGAACCGGAGACAGACAGCTAGACGGCCAGACAGCGCAATGGCTGTAGATATGGGTTATAACGGTACGGTGCTGGTCGTGGAGGAGGAAGGCGACGAAGCCGTTGAGATTCCGCTGGAAGAAGACGGTACGTTATTGCTATCGACTTTACAGGCCCAGTTCTACGGTGCGTGCGGTCTTAAATACCGTAATCCGGATAATAAAGCGATAAGGGGTGTGCGACTGAGCGACAATAAGCTTCACCCGTTCTCGCCTGATTCCGGCTGGGGTAACCATGTGTACATATGCGTGTTtccaaaggaaaacaaacgcaaGAGCGACGACAAGCTCGAGAACTCGACACCGAAGACGAAGCGGATCGAAAGTAGGAATCGCACGACGACAGATTTGATCGTGCTGGGTTTACCGTGGAAGACGACGGAAGAGAGCTTGCGCGAGTATTTTGAGACGTTTGGTGATCTGCTGGTGGTGCAGATTAAGAAGGACTCCAAGACGGGCCAATCGAAGGGATACGGTTTCATTCGGTTCGCTCGGTTCGAGAGCCAGATGAAGGCACTGTCGAAGCGACACCTGATCGACAGTCGCTGGTGTGACGTGAAGGTGCCTAGTAGCAAAGACCAGACGCAGCACCAGATGCCAAGCAAGATATTTTTAGGGCGCCTGACGGAGGATATCAACTCGGACGATATCCGGGACTACTTCAGCAAATACGGTGAAGTGACGGACGTGTTCATACCGAAACCCTTCCGGGCATTCGCGTTCGTCACGTTCATCGACCCGCACGTAGCGCAGAGTCTGTGCGGCGAGGATCATCTGATCAAGGGCACATCGGTGTATGTGTCGACGGCATCGCCCAGACCGGAACATGGTCGACATCACGGCAAAGGCCAGATGGGGGGAAATTTTTCCAACTACGATGAGCGTGGCCGCGGTGGTGGTGGGGTCGGAGGTGGTAGCGGCGGTAACGAGTATCACCGGGGCAGTGGTGGCGGTCACGCCGTGGGTCCCCACGTCCCAACACCCAACAACAACTATCATCATGGTAGCGGTGGCGGCAGTGAGGGTGGCGGACCCGGTGGGTACAACAATCTGCAATCGGGAAGCGGTGGTAGCCAACAGCCAATCTGGAACTACAACGAGTACACGGCACAGAATCGGCAAAACAGTAGCAACATTGAATCGATGCCGAACCTGCAGGCACTTGGCATTAACTCGAGCGGTCCCAACGGGCAGCAGAGAGGTGGTGGCGTCGGTGGAGGTCTACACAGTGGGCATCACGCAGGGATGGGAAACCATTTGAGCGGCAGTGGTGGTGCCGGTGGATCCGCCCCGGGTGGTCCGGGAAACAATGGGGCGGGTGTAATTGGCGCCCACGGTGGACCAGCGGCCGGTAATATGAATCTCTACCAGATGCCAATCAATCCTGCAATAATAGCGGCCGCATTAAGCCAGTGGAGCTTAATCGGTAACCAGATGCACAACACGGCCCAGGGAGCGGGTGGACCCGGTGGCCCTGGTGGCCCGGGTGCACCTGGGCAGGCGAACGCGAACGTACCGGGTGGACCCGCCGGTGGACCACCGGGAGGACCGGGTGGAGCGGCCGGTCCCGGACCTGGTGCGTCCGAACAGGAGTACCTGCCCTGGAACGGTACCGGCAATGGTGCACCGGGTGCTGGTGGACCGGCTGGACGGGTGGACCCAAACCGTCAGTGAAACAGCTCCGGGGGGCCGCAGACACTCCCTCGACAGTCTTTAGTTTATCTGTTAAAAAGTAAAGTATCATAGTACCGGCGATCCTGACTGCAAACTCGCCCTGTCTTCGATCTCCCGGAACATCCAGCCGACTAGATGATAAGGTTGAAGAGAGGATGCTAAAGATGTAGTGGGTTGAAAGTGCGTacaagcgagaaagagagaaagaaagagagagagagagcgagagagagagagaaagaacgcAAGCGAGACGAGATGGGGTGGGTGTGAAACATAAAGGATGTGAGTCGACCGATGATGAATGTGTGCTACGTGAAAATAAGCGTGAATAGAATAGAGTGTGCATGATGTGGATGTGTGCAGTTAGTGTGCAGCTCCCTCgagcgcgtgtgtgtttgtaagaGTTTTCAAAgtaaatttacttttaatattataattgCACCGGATTGGTTCGTTCTTCGGAATATTCAGATTAATATTCAAATTGCTACCGTcgtcataaattaaaataggGGCTTTGCTGTTTCGCTTGCTTTGAAGAAAGCTAtggtaaaacatttaaaataccAGGACACGCATCATAGTGCCGATTTGTCGTGAGTATTTCGGTTTCACAGCAATTGTGTATCGATTCAATAAAAAGTTAGAaccgtttcctttccttttatttcatATATCGCTAACACGACAATACCTTtacgtgcgtgtgtatgtgtgtgtttgtgcgtgtgtgaatgttttgaTCCCATGATATCTGTTCgtggtttagttttgtttactaTTGAAACTACCTTCGGTTACTTTAGCGTCCAGCAATAAGATTGTGCGTATGTATGCAACAAACACCGAAGGACCGGCATTCGAGCACAACTGGTTCAAAGCACGCTGGTTGGCTGCTCGGTGTCGCGAATGCCAACTGAAACGTAGACTGCAATACACAAAAGCGATGATCGAGATTAAACGAGAGATCATGTAGAACCAAAACTGTAAACCTGAACGGAAACACCTCAGCAGCAATATTAACTATATGAACTAACTTcatcacacaaaacacactggCGGTGTGGCTACGTGTCCCGGGGAATCAACGTTTCGGTCTGACTAGTGATGCAGAGCAGAGCAGTGAGCAAGAATGAATGAGTGAGTTAATTCGCATCCCCACAAAGATTATTAACTCAATCAAACTTAATAGCGATTTAATTCACTCAGGGAGATTTAAACCCCATGTGAGATGaatgagattttttaaaatcatgAATGAAAACTCTTTACGTTGACTATCAACTCACTTTCACTGAGTGAGTTTTAATACTCGCGAGTGAGTTGATAGTCGCCTCATCGATAATATAACTCAcgcgtaaaaaaaactcatctcaCAAGCAGCCTCACCTCAAttgaaaagacaaacaaaacaaatataaaaaggaaaagcaatgCGAGtgtacgataaaaaaaaaccaacttccctcttccttctctcttttttttatggaagATTCACCCTTTAAAGACCAACTCACTCTGCATCAATCTTAGTGAGTTCGCTCACTAGTTCCATCACTAGTTCTGACTAAACGAATCCTTCCACTTGGTAATGTTGCATACATCGTTAGGCTTTTACATTGTACGTTTTTTCTGTGGGAAGTGAAAGAGCAAacagagcaaataaaaaaaaatacttgattgaatgtaaaacacaaaatctgTCATCAACggtttaataaatataatattaacTAAATGAAGTACAGTAGCTTGGTATACCAATAAGCGTTGTCTGTTGAAACGAATCTTCCGAACACGGTACGAAACTACTAATGCCTGTCAGCGGCAAACAGATACAAGGTCATGCTCTatattaatgtttgtttgatcGCTAGACACAAAAGCGACAAAATGCTTCAGGTCGTAGAACCTTGATATGCAGCAGAGCCTTTATACTTTCTAACCTACCCCTTCACAGGCAAATGAGTTCATTCGCCTTGTTCGCTTGAGCCAATGAGTTTCATTGTGTCGCATTCGTTTAGCTCACTCAGGATAATAATGATCAGTTTTCACCATTTtacgacgacgacgaaacCGACAAATTGCTATATCCGAAATGCTATAATCCATTCATCCTGCGTCCTTTTTGGAAACTTCCGGCTTCATCACcgtggtgtgtgtgtaagttGATTGCTTCTCCTTTCGAACTAAGTTACTCACCGGCCACCACCCACTAGTAGTAGAAGTCTGTTGCATGAATGGTGGTGATTTCAGTGGGACAAAGAACGAACTGACCTATCCTAACCAAGAACTTTCCAACGAATAGCACACATGGCGTTTGCAGTAGCATTGAACTCTTGACAGAGACCCGAAAAAGGATGTTCCAAACATTCACATTcgtccccacacacacacacacatactgaGTAGGAGCGGTTTCTTCATGCAGTCCGGAAATTGAACAAAGAACCACCCAAATGGACTCGGTCGGTGGAGGTTGCATGCAGACACATGGGGGAACAACCATCCCACAACGGTACAACGGACAGGATACACGCGCAGGTACGTAGCCATCATTGCAGTCAAGGTTAGGAAGCCAACAACCGGCCCAGTGTAGACAGAAAAGCGACGTGTGATGTCGACGAGAGCATCGATGTGTTAGTTTGAGGTTTCGCGATTGATTGCATCTTCTCACACTGCACTTCCTTGCCCGGGGAAGTGGCTGTAGTTCGgggttttgtctttctttcgcCACTTTGGAACCGGGCCGGTGCAGACAACGCGTATCACTAGCGAGGTTCATGCATTTTAAGGAACCCAGTGAAGTAGTTTCGCGATACTTGAGTCTTACGTTGccggcgaaaaaaaaggacgcgGGGATAGCCGCCCAGACAAGTTTATTGACTTTTGCAAGTAGcttcatgtgtttttttgtccttGTTTTAGGTTTTACTACTGCTACTTGTTAATGTACCCAACCAAGCAGTTTCTTGTGCATTAAAAGCGTGTTGGTATTGGCAATTCAAATTGGGATATCCCGATAGATGATCAATTTCTTTGTTGTCCCTTTTGATGAGAGCATCGTAAAGGTGACCAGAGATAGTAGTGGGATAGTGTTTTCataattgattttatattgtattttaaaaaaaaatgtatcactTTATAGTATCAGAAAGACAGAGATTTCATCTGAATCCGAACGTTACAACTGTTACGAGGATCAAAGCACATTGAAATCTGATTTTTTCTCTATCAAATAATAATCTCCATTAATTGTAGCATtgcataaaacaaagcaaatcgttACTAATAATTAGTTACAGTTGTTCCGTTCTGGAACTTAGTAATGATTCACAGTATTTAGAAACTCAAATGACTAATGGAAACGTGCCATGATATAAAAGAAGTTTGAATTGACTTATCAACAGATGAAAGAAGGAATAGAGAAAAAAGATTTCTGTTTGTTACACTTTCAATAATTTTCTACATTCTAGTAAAGTTTGAACTGTTGGaacattaattaaatgtttcatcCTGTTGAAACATCTGAAGTTGTGCaattatacattttatcatttcttcctattgtttgcttgtttgcctTGGTCATCCTTTCATGTATCTGTTTAAGATGGCAGGTCAGTCTTTAATGCTAATGAAGGTCTTTGCACTTTTCAACCATTTTGAATTTACCATAAGTATTaatatacacaaaaaagatttttttttcttcttttcgtgaTTCTCTATTTCAAAGCTACCAAGTAATGTAATTAATGGTTAATGtcatgtttattttcacttcatACGCCAAGATTGAGTTGAATAATTGCTTCGACAAAATCAACCCCGTACAGTTCTAATTGAAACCGACCTACGTTTGATAATAAGAGAAACTGAACTGAACACACTATGTTCGTGATCGTAAACTCTTGTTCACGTCCTCTCACCCATTAGTACCCAGAGTTTGCCAACTAGTAAAAGATCGCCAATGTTCGGCGACCTCCTGCTGTAAGGCACACTTCATAGCTACAGCCAGGGAGTGCCTTCGAGCGTATATGTAGACAGATTCGACATCCGGCGCTGGATTCTTTGGCCCATGTTTGGATGACATGTATTGCCCGGTATGGCAGCACAGAAGCCGTCATGTTGATGTTTAGAAGAAAAtcgctagcaaaaaaaaattcccatcCAGCACATGTTGCCGTCACCGTTGGTAGGAGCGATTGGGGTTGAATTTGGGGCCAGGGGACAAGAGTGTATCGTCACGTTCATTCACACGCTGTTTGCATCAGCCCCCATACACATCCTTTAAGGCTGGTAGCGCATTACCAACGTTGCGTATGAtctttgcgtttgttttacgatgtaattttttttgttttatctccAGCACTTGTCCATTGCATCTTTTCCGAgcgtcctcctcctcctcccaaCTGTCGACTATCCGACCGTGCACATGTTGGCCAGCTGTGCCATGCCCCGAAGCAGTCGCGATACAACTTCCAAGAATGTGTTCGTACGCTCCGACCATTGCCCGATCCTTTTGCAGACACAAAAGCGCACACTGTTGCTCTCGGTTCCACGCGAGATTCACAAAGGGCACGAAGTACCCGCTGTAAAAGGGCCGCTTATTCGCGCTACCAGACCACCATAGCCAGAGCATAGCATAGCTGTGCAATATCCACGATTCTCAGTCGTGTTGTGACCGGACGCCGCGCTAGAACACTTTCGTTCTCTTGCCATCTTTTCGGTAGAatcattaaatgaaaaaaggtgACTTGCGTGGGCCACTTCGTGGACATTTTACGTGGCTGTATACACGCAAAACGAAATATAAAAAGCGTCTGCAATagtgtggaaaataaaattcaaacgcGCCAAGACCGACCTATCTTCTCCATCGGCCATCGGGTGAATCTAGCGAGTTTCGCGGGAAATATCTTTGCGCGACAgtttattaaaagaaacacGACCAGTACAAACCGGCAAGTAAGTGCGGTTTcgggtggttttttggtggccGCTCAAACCCCGCTAGAGAAGACTATCGAGCAAAAGTGGGTTAGAGTTTGTGCACGCGACAACCCCTATAGGAGTGTTTCtgcaagcaagcaagcaagcgcCGTTCGACACGCCGTTGGTGTTCACCTGTCGGGTGGAAAAGCGGGCCCGGCATTAGTCCCATGGCCAAATCGAAAGTGATGCCCGAGATCTTGACTGGTCGAGCGAATCCGTTCATGCGACCTTAGCACCAATATTTGAGTTTGTATTCCCTCCCGCCTGCCCGAAACACACTGCCAAAGGAAGCGCAAGGCGCGTACTTTTCTGTGATATTTCCCGCCATCACCGACCCACACATTCATCCATATCAGTTTGGCCGGCCAGCGAGTAAACAGGATGGAGTCGTTAGCTTGGTCATTCTCGATAGTAGTACTAGCGATAGTGTTGATGGTAACACCGTTGGAAggattaaaaaatcataagccACATCAACACCCTGGAAATGATGATGGTACCAATCGGAACTTGCCATTACAGAAGGGTGAGTGAGTTATTTCCTTTACCCGCTTTGCTTCCACCAGCTTATCAACATCCTTTGTcggttttgttatgttttaaccccagatttgtttatttactttattagAGTAAAACCAGTTAAACACTCATTAACTTTGTGCAGCATACCGCGCTGGTGTTAATAGAATAAAGGGAAATTCCTTATGTCTtcatgtgttgttttttgttttctatgcCACTTCGTTTCCGCTAGTGATAAGAAACTTTGGTACGACATGAACCGCAGACTGATATTAAACTAAACCGTTGCATTGCTCTTTATGAGCATCATATGATGTGTACGATTAACGATAGCTTTAAACAAggagttttaaaataaatattagctAACATAATTTCTTTgtggcaggaaaaaaaatacaaaacaaaaatatttttttgaaattgaatttccttTGTTAAGAAACGATAACTGAAGCGAtcctttgtttatttaaaaaagaaacacaaattaaaaacgaTCTTTCTCTTGTCGACTATTGAAACTTCTCAACCACAACCTCTCAATACCGTTCGttgtggttcatttttttttattcgtcatACTTTTACTCGTATGCTAATGAATCCGATCATGACGGAAGTTCCGTTATGGCGGGGAACAAATTTCCGGTTGTGATGTTTCATACATGCAACGTCTCCCTGATGTAGGCCTTCCCGATGAGTAATGGCCGTACGGAAACCGTACACAAAATACAGATTTTATTCTAACGCGATGTAAAGGGGCGTGTGCCACATCGTACCCTTCGTGCACCGACCGATCGTCCCCGGTGGTGGTGCATGATGCGCGTTTGTCGCTGAACAAGCTGGCagctaaaattaaaaaccatctTCAAATGCGTATCTCTCAAGTACGTACGAGCATCGATCAGCTTTAAAGTGGCCAGCTGACGTTTCGCAGATCTGTGCGGCTTGTTTTCGGTACCGCACCGCACGGATGAGAGTTATATTGGAAACGATTACTAAACTCCAACTGCAACACTGTTGGTCCCCACGTACGGGAGCACTAGAATGGGGCATTTCATCAAacaccaaaccaacaaaacttgCTAGaccgtgctgctg
Proteins encoded in this window:
- the LOC125761664 gene encoding TAR DNA-binding protein 43-like, which translates into the protein MAVDMGYNGTVLVVEEEGDEAVEIPLEEDGTLLLSTLQAQFYGACGLKYRNPDNKAIRGVRLSDNKLHPFSPDSGWGNHVYICVFPKENKRKSDDKLENSTPKTKRIESRNRTTTDLIVLGLPWKTTEESLREYFETFGDLLVVQIKKDSKTGQSKGYGFIRFARFESQMKALSKRHLIDSRWCDVKVPSSKDQTQHQMPSKIFLGRLTEDINSDDIRDYFSKYGEVTDVFIPKPFRAFAFVTFIDPHVAQSLCGEDHLIKGTSVYVSTASPRPEHGRHHGKGQMGGNFSNYDERGRGGGGVGGGSGGNEYHRGSGGGHAVGPHVPTPNNNYHHGSGGGSEGGGPGGYNNLQSGSGGSQQPIWNYNEYTAQNRQNSSNIESMPNLQALGINSSGPNGQQRGGGVGGGLHSGHHAGMGNHLSGSGGAGGSAPGGPGNNGAGVIGAHGGPAAGNMNLYQMPINPAIIAAALSQWSLIGNQMHNTAQGAGGPGGPGGPGAPGQANANVPGGPAGGPPGGPGGAAGPGPGASEQEYLPWNGTGNGAPGAGGPAGRVDPNRQ